The genomic interval NNNNNNNNNNNNNNNNNNNNNNNNNNNNNNNNNNNNNNNNNNNNNNNNNNNNNNNNNNNNNNNNNNNNNNNNNNNNNNNNNNNNNNNNNNNNNNNNNNNNNNNNNNNNNNNNNNNNNNNNNNNNNNNNNNNNNNNNNNNNNNNNNNNNNNNNNNNNNNNNNNNNNNNNNNNNNNNNNNNNNNNNNNNNNNNNNNNNNNNNNNNNNNNNNNNNNNNNNNNNNNNNNNNNNNNNNNNNNNNNNNNNNNNNNNNNNNNNNNNNNNNNNNNNNNNNNNNNNNNNNNNNNNNNNNNNNNNNNNNNNNNNNNNNNNNNNNNNNNNNNNNNNNNNNNNNNNNNNNNNNNNNNNNNNNNNNNNNNNNNNNNNNNNNNNNNNNNNNNNNNNNNNNNNNNNNNNNNNNNNNNNNNNNNNNNNNNNNNNNNNNNNNNNNNNNNNNNNNNNNNNNNNNNNNNNNNNNNNNNNNNNNNNNNNNNNNNNNNNNNNNNNNNNNNNNNNNNNNNNNNNNNNNNNNNNNNNNNNNNNNNNNNNNNNNNNNNNNNNNNNNNNNNNNNNNNNNNNNNNNNNNNNNNNNNNNNNNNNNNNNNNNNNNNNNNNNNNNNNNNNNNNNNNNNNNNNNNNNNNNNNNNNNNNNNNNNNNNNNNNNNNNNNNNNNNNNNNNNNNNNNNNNNAGGATTCTCGTGTACCCATTCATAGCAGCTTTCGATACAATATAGGCACCTAGATACTTTGGCCACCCTTTACTCTCTAATCTACCTTCTTTGAAATCAATTAGAAATTTCTTCACTATTTCATCCATTTTCTCTTCTGTCAGGTTATCAACATCGCTGAACACTCCTCTTGCCCATGATTCTTTAGAGAAACTCTGAATTTTACATCATTAAGCAACAACAccttaagaaaattaaaggaaagaAGATGCAATAATAAACTAATATCTGTTATAGGACAGTTTTGAATAAACTCAAGTTTACATTGCATAACATAGGATTGGCTATTCATTAACTATTCAGAAGAGATGAAGTTATTGGCAAAAGTTGTTGCCTACCTTTAACTGCCCCTTTGTGGATGATACATTCACAATTCTTGGCGAGTCAGATAATTGCAAGAGGGGCATAAGGAATTCAATAGTTATTTTAGCGCCatagtaatttattttcaagCATTCTTCTGCTAACTCATATGTTTGAGTTACTGCCCTTGTTCCTTCCTCATCTGATATCACCTGAAAACAGTGGCAGCTCAATGACTGTTTTCAATTTCTACAATTACACACAATACTCTAAGTCTCTTGTGCATTCAAGAAATCTATTGACTTGtactaacaatttgcaggaTAAAAATCATTAACATTGCAAATGAAGAGCCAATCTCAAAAATCCTTGACTTTGTGTTGGGCTTATCAACAAATGCAAGTTCATGAAATGAGAATTTTCCAAGCCTTTATAAGCTCTACTTTTACCATTTCAGTAGTTGACATGGGATGGGATCTAGAATTTCAGATGGTCTAGAAAAGTTGCAAACTTTAGGTCCCTTTTACACATTGCAACTTTCCATGTCTATTAATTAGATTTCAGAACACGCTTATATTCTTACCCCATTATTCACGATTAATGTAGTGAATAAGTCTCTGTCTTCAATTACAATTCCACTGATTCCCGCATTGTTAACCTGCACAGAACAACACTTCTTATTGAAACATGCTAACACAAAAACTTACTATATGTAAAGAATTGATTCCCTTCAagccattaaaaaaatttatcctaATCAAATGACAGTTGTAAAAGGAATTTGTCAAATTGAACTTAGAACAAACGAAAGAGAGAAGAATCAAAGTCTGAATTTACCAGAATATCAAGTTTACCAAATTTGGATTTGATAAAATGTGTAAAAGCAGCTACACTTGCAGGATGAGCCACATCTAGCTGATGAAAGAAGAGTAGATGAGAAAGAGCAGAGGCTTTGAGTGTTTCCAAGGCTTGAAGACCTCTCTCTTCATTCCTTGCAGTGAGTACCACCTTTATTCCTTCTGAAGCTAACTGCCTAACTATCTCTAATCCAATCCCTTTATTTTCTCCTGTCACTACTGCATACCTGATCAACTCAACCACATCCAAAGGTCAAAGGGACACACAAAATGTAAATTTTGAGTACAGCAATATAATTGGTATTTGAAACTTGTGAGAAAAAAAGCATGAATACCTATGTGTAGCTTCCCCCATCTTCAGTTTCAACTCTGAACTGTGATATGCAGCTTATTACAAACCTGTTATGGTTACCATGTTCTTATTTATGCATATCTTTGAGCTCTGAATATGAATTCCACAAATTATGGTTTCCTATACATTACTAAGAACACCAATGCTCAAGCCCGCATGTCTGTACCTACAATCTTTTACAGTGCTTGTCGATTATGTCTTGCTTCTTTCCATGACAAACGAAAAGGAcagaaaagtttgaaaatagattTCATAGAAAAAGCATCGTGACtctttatacaaaaaatatataaattgaaagaaatgtttaataattataatgtttttaaagtaaaaaataattactgaTAAAGTTATAGTGCATCATAGGTTTGGAAAAAGCCACTATccaacttaaaatatatttgaagagtcaagttaaatttctttgtcttttttttaatgttaacatcaatccaatttaatctatttttgaGCGAATTGGATTAGATCACACAAATTAAACTAAGgttttggaatttttatttttttgaaaatttttattttcaagtataaatttaattaaaaaatacagtttttttttatcaaattatatatacaacTATAATAATAGAATCTTATATTTACAAGGTACATACAAGTTATATTACAGTGACACTAAAAGCGTAATAGTGTTTTACATCCTACTTTATGCTTCAACACCATCACCAACCAACACCTGATCAACTGAAACATCTTCCTCTCTCAGACAATTAAGGTGATAATCGCAAATAAGAAGAAACAAACAGACATACAAACAGAAAAGAAATGGTAAGCTAATGTGCAAAAAGAGCTTTcgtaacattta from Vigna radiata var. radiata cultivar VC1973A chromosome 9, Vradiata_ver6, whole genome shotgun sequence carries:
- the LOC106773222 gene encoding (+)-neomenthol dehydrogenase-like — protein: MGEATHRYAVVTGENKGIGLEIVRQLASEGIKVVLTARNEERGLQALETLKASALSHLLFFHQLDVAHPASVAAFTHFIKSKFGKLDILVNNAGISGIVIEDRDLFTTLIVNNGVISDEEGTRAVTQTYELAEECLKINYYGAKITIEFLMPLLQLSDSPRIVNVSSTKGQLKSFSKESWARGVFSDVDNLTEEKMDEIVKKFLIDFKEGRLESKGWPKYLGAYIVSKAAMNGYTRI